In Bradyrhizobium sp. WBOS07, the genomic window CAGAAGGGCATCTTGGCCTGGTGCTTCGACGCGGTGAAGTAGCCCGGGCGAAAAGCAGTGGCTGCGGTGGCCGCCGCATCCACCACTGTCGTCCCGGACAAGCGCCGCACAGCGGCGCGCCGATCCGGGACCCATAACCACAGGCCGTGGTTTGGCGAGGACTCGGAGTTGCCACCTCGCAGGATGACGTGATCCTGTGGTTATGGGTCCCGGGTTCGCGCCTTGCGCGCCCCGGGACGACACCGAGTTTGCTGTAGCGTTGTGCACCCTCATCGCATCGGGAACGCGCCCCTTCCATTTTCCACCCTCCGACCCCAGATACAGCGCCATGATCTCCCAATCTCCTGACATGAAGACCGGGTCCAAAGGCCCGGTTCGCGCGCCATCCGCAGTTCCGATCGATGACGCCGTGCTGCCCTACGAGGTCGACGCGCTCGACGTGCGCGGGCGCCTGGTGCGGCTTGGCCCGGCGCTCGACGACATCCTGACCAAGCACGATTATCCCGCGCCCGTCGGCAAGCTGCTCGGCGAGGCCATCGTGCTGACGACGCTGCTCGGCAGCGCGCTGAAATTCGAAGGGCGCTTCATCCTCCAGGCCCAGACCGACGGTCCGGTGTCGTTCCTGGTGGTGGACTACCAGGCGCCGGATCGCCTGCGCGCCTATGCCCGCTTCGATGCCGCGCGTCTCGGCGAGGCCCAGGAATCCGGCATGCGCCCCGGCGCGCTGCTCGGCCGCGGTCATCTCGCCATGACCATCGACCAGGGCCCCGACATGAGCCGCTACCAGGGCCTGGTCGCGCTCGACGGCGGCAGCCTGGAAGACGCCGCCCACGAATATTTCCTGCGCTCCGAGCAGATCCCGACCAAGGTGCGTCTCGCGGTCGGCGAGGAGTGGCGCTCCAGCGACGGCGGCAAGCATCGCTGGCGCGCCGGCGGCATGCTGATGCAGTTTCTGCCGAAGGCGCCGGAGCGCGCGCGGCAGGCGGACTTGCATCCCGGCGATGCCCCTGACGGCGTCGAGGTGCATGCCGTCACCGAGGACGATGCCTGGGTCGAGGCACGTTCGCTGATCGAGACAGTCGAGGACGTCGAGCTGATCGATCCCGAGCTCTCCGGCGAGCGGCTGCTGTTCCGCCTGTTCCACGAGCGCGGCGTGCGCGTGTTCAATCCGCTGGTTCTTAAGGCGCAGTGCTCCTGCTCGCGCGATGCGGTTGCCGCGATGCTCAAGAGCTTCTCGCCCGACGACCGCGCCGCGATGGTCAAGGACGACAAGGTGGTCGTGACCTGCGAGTTTTGCTCTTCGGTCTATCAATTCACCCCGCACGAGGCCGGCGTGGAAGACGCGTGAGCGAACTCTCGTAGCTCTCGTAGGGTGGGCAAAGCGAAGCGTGCCCACGGTCTGTCTCGGTTCATGTAGCTAGATCGTGGGCACGGCGCTCCGCGCCTTTGCCCACCCTACGGCACCTGGTGTGT contains:
- a CDS encoding Hsp33 family molecular chaperone; this encodes MISQSPDMKTGSKGPVRAPSAVPIDDAVLPYEVDALDVRGRLVRLGPALDDILTKHDYPAPVGKLLGEAIVLTTLLGSALKFEGRFILQAQTDGPVSFLVVDYQAPDRLRAYARFDAARLGEAQESGMRPGALLGRGHLAMTIDQGPDMSRYQGLVALDGGSLEDAAHEYFLRSEQIPTKVRLAVGEEWRSSDGGKHRWRAGGMLMQFLPKAPERARQADLHPGDAPDGVEVHAVTEDDAWVEARSLIETVEDVELIDPELSGERLLFRLFHERGVRVFNPLVLKAQCSCSRDAVAAMLKSFSPDDRAAMVKDDKVVVTCEFCSSVYQFTPHEAGVEDA